In Comamonadaceae bacterium OS-1, a single window of DNA contains:
- the vapC_4 gene encoding tRNA(fMet)-specific endonuclease VapC: protein MRYLLDTNICIYLIAAQPPEVLQRFKSQPLGDVVMSVVTYAELCHGVERCTAPDRELAASALQRLVQRVPVLAFEPSAAESYGVLAAAVRDRRRDAMDRLIAAHALSLGLVVVTNNEADFKDYPGLEVENWVEKV, encoded by the coding sequence ATGCGCTACCTCCTAGATACCAATATCTGCATCTACCTGATTGCGGCCCAGCCGCCCGAGGTGCTGCAGCGCTTCAAGTCGCAGCCTTTGGGCGATGTGGTGATGTCGGTCGTCACCTATGCCGAGCTATGCCACGGCGTGGAGCGCTGCACCGCACCCGACCGGGAACTCGCCGCCTCCGCGCTCCAGCGTCTGGTCCAGCGCGTGCCGGTACTTGCTTTTGAACCCAGCGCGGCCGAAAGCTATGGCGTGCTGGCCGCCGCCGTGCGCGACCGCCGCCGAGATGCCATGGACCGCCTCATCGCCGCCCACGCCCTCAGCCTCGGCCTCGTGGTGGTGACCAACAACGAGGCGGATTTCAAAGACTACCCTGGGTTGGAGGTGGAGAACTGGGTGGAAAAAGTCTGA
- the yfdE gene encoding acetyl-CoA:oxalate CoA-transferase, with protein sequence MTAALSHLKVLDLSRVLAGPWCTQMLADLGADVVKVERPLVGDDTRHWGPPFLQDADGNDTDQATYFTACNRNKRSITIDMAQAEGQALIRQMAASSDVLVENFKVGGLAHYGLDYASLQALNPRLIYCSVTGFGQTGPYAERAGYDLMVQAMSGMMSITGPAGGAPQKVGVAVIDVFTGVYACSAILAAIESRHRTGVGQHIDMALLDVGMAILANQAAGFLNTGKVPQRQGNTHPSLAPYQDFPTADGAMLLAIGNDGQFARFCAAAEHPEWATDPRFATNTQRVRHRSELTPTLEAITRTRSTAQWIQLLEDKAVPCGPINTMDQAFADAQVQTRGLKVNQPLAPTGQAQAAIESIVSVASPLRLTATPPVLNRPPPGLGEHTDEVLAGLGLDAAAIAGLRAAGVV encoded by the coding sequence GTGACCGCCGCTCTAAGCCACCTCAAGGTGCTGGACCTGTCCCGCGTGCTGGCCGGGCCGTGGTGCACCCAGATGCTGGCCGACCTGGGGGCCGATGTGGTCAAGGTCGAGCGCCCGCTGGTGGGCGACGACACCCGCCACTGGGGCCCGCCCTTCCTGCAGGATGCGGATGGCAATGACACCGACCAGGCTACCTATTTCACCGCCTGCAACCGCAACAAGCGCTCCATCACCATCGACATGGCCCAGGCCGAAGGCCAGGCGCTGATCCGCCAGATGGCGGCGAGCAGCGACGTGCTGGTAGAGAACTTCAAGGTCGGCGGCCTGGCGCACTACGGGCTGGATTACGCCAGCCTGCAGGCCCTTAACCCGCGCTTGATCTACTGCTCGGTGACCGGCTTCGGCCAGACCGGGCCGTACGCCGAGCGCGCGGGCTACGACCTGATGGTGCAGGCGATGAGCGGCATGATGTCCATCACCGGCCCGGCAGGCGGCGCACCGCAAAAGGTCGGCGTGGCGGTGATCGACGTGTTTACCGGGGTCTACGCCTGCAGCGCCATTTTGGCGGCCATCGAGTCGCGCCACCGCACCGGCGTGGGCCAGCACATCGACATGGCCTTGCTCGACGTGGGGATGGCCATTTTGGCCAACCAGGCCGCCGGGTTCCTCAACACCGGCAAGGTGCCCCAGCGCCAGGGCAACACCCACCCCAGCCTGGCCCCGTACCAGGACTTCCCCACGGCCGACGGCGCGATGCTGCTGGCCATTGGCAACGACGGCCAGTTCGCCCGCTTCTGCGCTGCCGCCGAACACCCCGAATGGGCCACCGACCCGCGCTTTGCCACCAACACCCAGCGCGTGCGCCACCGCAGCGAACTCACGCCCACGCTAGAGGCCATCACCCGCACCCGCAGCACCGCGCAGTGGATCCAGTTGCTGGAGGACAAAGCCGTGCCCTGCGGCCCCATCAACACCATGGACCAGGCCTTTGCCGATGCCCAGGTGCAGACGAGAGGTTTGAAGGTAAATCAGCCGCTTGCGCCCACTGGACAAGCACAAGCAGCTATTGAAAGCATAGTAAGCGTAGCCAGCCCGCTGCGCCTGACCGCCACGCCGCCAGTGCTAAACCGACCGCCGCCGGGCTTGGGCGAGCATACGGACGAGGTGCTGGCGGGGCTGGGGTTGGATGCAGCGGCGATTGCGGGGCTGCGGGCAGCGGGGGTGGTGTAG
- the nimR_1 gene encoding HTH-type transcriptional regulator NimR, giving the protein MPTAKSTRTHLETAPFTTALPASMFFRTASVQADSRYPQHRHAWGEFVYAFSGVIEVKVADHHYLAPPQYGIWLPPDVEHMGLNRYEVVHCSLYMATEHCGALPQNPCALTVSPLVRALLEHLRQQPGGLPRSDAQQRLLQVLADQLALAPCAGSYLPSSDDPLLGAVLRALEAQPGDNRTLPEIAHAAHTTERTLLRRFQRELGMSFVEWRQRLRVVKAMPLLDAGQTVETVALDLGYASASAFISMFRRLMGVTPDEFRKGAVA; this is encoded by the coding sequence ATGCCAACCGCCAAATCCACCCGCACCCACCTGGAAACCGCGCCGTTCACCACCGCCTTGCCCGCGTCCATGTTCTTTCGCACGGCCAGCGTGCAGGCCGATTCGCGCTACCCGCAGCACCGCCACGCCTGGGGCGAATTTGTCTACGCCTTCAGCGGTGTGATCGAGGTCAAGGTGGCCGACCACCACTACCTGGCCCCGCCGCAGTACGGCATCTGGCTGCCACCCGACGTGGAGCACATGGGCCTGAACCGCTACGAGGTGGTGCACTGCTCGCTCTACATGGCCACCGAGCACTGCGGCGCGCTGCCCCAAAACCCCTGTGCCCTCACCGTCAGCCCGCTGGTGCGCGCCCTGCTGGAACACCTGCGCCAACAGCCCGGCGGCCTGCCCCGCAGCGACGCGCAACAGCGCCTGCTGCAGGTGCTGGCCGACCAGCTGGCCCTGGCCCCGTGCGCGGGCAGCTACCTGCCCAGCTCCGACGACCCCTTGCTGGGCGCGGTGCTGCGCGCCCTGGAGGCCCAGCCCGGCGACAACCGCACCCTGCCCGAAATCGCCCACGCCGCCCACACCACCGAGCGCACCCTGCTGCGCCGCTTCCAGCGCGAGCTGGGCATGTCGTTTGTGGAATGGCGCCAGCGCCTGCGGGTGGTCAAGGCCATGCCGCTGCTGGATGCCGGGCAAACCGTGGAGACGGTGGCGCTGGACCTGGGCTACGCCAGCGCCTCGGCCTTCATCAGCATGTTCCGCCGTCTGATGGGGGTCACGCCGGACGAATTCCGCAAGGGTGCGGTGGCTTGA
- the mmgC_3 gene encoding acyl-CoA dehydrogenase codes for MAHAAFQWQDPFLLDLQLSDDERMVRDASAAYCQDRLLPRVLQAFRTESTDPAIFREMGELGLLGPTIPEQYGGPGLNYVAYGLIAREVERVDSGYRSMMSVQSSLVMVPIFEFGTEAQRQKYLPKLATGAWIGCFGLTEPDHGSDPGSMATRAHKVAGGYKLSGSKMWISNSPIADVFVVWAKEVDAAGNVGPIRGFILEKGMAGLSAPAIHGKVGLRASITGEIVMDGVFCPEDNAFPEVQGLKGPFTCLNSARYGIAWGALGAAEDCWFRARQYTLDRKQFGRPLAANQLIQKKLADMQTEIALGLQGCLRLGRMKDEGTASVELTSLLKRNSCGKSLDIARLARDMMGGNGISDEFGVARHLVNLEVVNTYEGTHDIHALILGRAQTGIAAFGN; via the coding sequence ATGGCCCACGCCGCATTCCAATGGCAAGACCCGTTCTTGCTCGACTTGCAACTCAGCGATGACGAACGCATGGTGCGCGATGCGTCGGCGGCTTACTGCCAAGACCGGCTTCTGCCCCGCGTGCTGCAGGCCTTTCGCACCGAGAGTACCGACCCGGCCATCTTCCGCGAGATGGGCGAGCTGGGCCTGCTGGGCCCGACCATCCCCGAGCAATACGGCGGCCCCGGCCTGAACTACGTGGCCTACGGCCTGATCGCCCGCGAAGTGGAGCGCGTGGACTCGGGCTACCGCTCGATGATGAGCGTGCAAAGCTCGCTGGTGATGGTGCCCATCTTTGAATTTGGCACCGAAGCCCAGCGGCAAAAATACCTGCCGAAATTGGCCACCGGCGCGTGGATTGGCTGCTTCGGCCTGACCGAGCCCGACCACGGCTCCGACCCCGGCTCCATGGCCACCCGCGCCCACAAGGTGGCGGGCGGCTACAAGCTCAGCGGCTCCAAGATGTGGATCTCCAACAGCCCGATCGCCGACGTGTTCGTGGTCTGGGCCAAAGAGGTGGACGCGGCGGGCAATGTGGGTCCCATCCGCGGCTTTATTCTGGAAAAAGGCATGGCGGGCCTGAGCGCCCCGGCCATCCACGGCAAGGTGGGCCTGCGCGCCAGCATCACCGGCGAGATCGTGATGGACGGCGTGTTCTGCCCCGAAGACAACGCCTTCCCCGAAGTGCAGGGTTTGAAAGGCCCGTTCACCTGCCTCAACAGCGCCCGCTACGGCATTGCCTGGGGCGCGCTGGGCGCGGCCGAAGACTGCTGGTTCCGTGCCCGCCAGTACACGCTGGACCGCAAACAGTTTGGCCGCCCCCTGGCCGCCAACCAGCTGATCCAGAAAAAGCTGGCCGACATGCAGACCGAGATCGCCCTGGGCCTGCAAGGCTGCCTGCGCCTGGGCCGCATGAAGGACGAGGGGACGGCTTCGGTGGAGCTGACCTCGCTGCTGAAACGCAACTCCTGCGGCAAGTCGCTGGACATCGCCCGGCTGGCGCGCGACATGATGGGCGGCAACGGCATCTCCGACGAGTTCGGCGTGGCGCGCCACCTGGTGAATCTGGAGGTGGTCAACACCTACGAGGGCACGCACGACATCCACGCCCTGATCTTGGGCCGCGCCCAGACCGGCATCGCCGCCTTTGGAAATTGA
- the gcvA_3 gene encoding glycine cleavage system transcriptional activator has translation MRRKIPSLQALACLDAAARHESYTRAAQELALSQGAVSRQITALETFVGVPLFRRTRHGVALTPQGAEYAQQVAVRLRGLEQDTLDAMSHQGSGGSLHLASVPTFATRWLIPRLPAWTALHPDTTVHIETRTRPFLFTDTPFDAALYSGTAEQVAQWAGTRAVRLLGEDMVPVCSPALLGGSESLSPQAIADLPLLQQSTRPDGWREWFDAMGVPSPLARRGPRYELFSMTAAAATCGLGLALVPRLLVEVELARGELVLACAQPLPGDVGHDRAYYCVLPERTENRALVEAFVGWMQQAVG, from the coding sequence ATGCGCCGCAAAATCCCCTCCCTCCAAGCCCTGGCCTGCCTCGATGCCGCCGCCCGCCACGAAAGCTACACCCGCGCCGCGCAAGAGCTGGCCCTGAGCCAGGGCGCGGTGTCGCGCCAGATCACCGCGCTGGAGACCTTTGTGGGCGTGCCGCTGTTTCGCCGCACCCGCCACGGCGTGGCGCTCACCCCCCAGGGGGCCGAGTACGCGCAGCAGGTGGCGGTGCGCCTGCGCGGACTGGAGCAGGACACGCTGGATGCCATGTCGCACCAGGGCAGCGGCGGCAGCCTGCACCTGGCCTCAGTGCCCACCTTCGCCACCCGCTGGCTGATCCCGCGCCTGCCCGCCTGGACCGCCCTGCACCCCGACACCACGGTGCACATCGAAACCCGCACCCGCCCCTTCCTGTTTACCGACACGCCCTTCGATGCCGCCCTGTACAGCGGCACGGCCGAGCAGGTGGCCCAATGGGCAGGCACCCGCGCCGTGCGCCTGCTGGGCGAGGACATGGTGCCGGTGTGCAGCCCGGCGCTGCTGGGCGGCAGCGAGTCGCTCAGCCCCCAAGCCATCGCCGACCTCCCCCTGCTGCAGCAAAGCACCCGCCCCGACGGCTGGCGAGAATGGTTCGATGCCATGGGCGTGCCCTCCCCCCTGGCCCGGCGCGGCCCGCGCTACGAGCTGTTTTCCATGACCGCCGCGGCAGCCACCTGCGGCCTGGGCCTGGCCCTGGTGCCGCGCCTGCTGGTCGAGGTCGAGCTGGCACGCGGCGAGCTGGTGCTGGCTTGCGCGCAGCCGCTGCCGGGCGATGTCGGCCATGACCGGGCTTACTACTGTGTGCTGCCGGAGCGCACCGAGAACCGGGCCCTGGTGGAGGCGTTTGTGGGGTGGATGCAGCAGGCGGTGGGCTAG